The proteins below are encoded in one region of Bacteroidota bacterium:
- a CDS encoding esterase family protein: MRREIHKWFSPNLNKEMDLVVYGDFGDALLMFPTAAADYLEYERFHLIEAITPHIESGKIKVFSINSINNESWLNDEMAPQHKATRHQQFNEYVYNEVVPFIINDSNGEVPIYTTGASLGALHCANIFFKRPDLIAGTIAMSGAYSLRSYSKGYFDDNCYFNSPVDYLANLTDESILEQMRDNKKIIIATGQGNYEDPDASKKLSSILDTKQIPHTLDLWGYDMPHDWPTWRKMLPYFIETKL; encoded by the coding sequence ATGAGAAGAGAAATTCACAAATGGTTCAGCCCGAACCTTAACAAAGAAATGGATTTAGTTGTTTACGGTGACTTCGGCGATGCGCTTTTGATGTTTCCTACTGCAGCTGCAGATTATTTAGAGTACGAAAGATTTCATCTGATTGAAGCTATTACTCCTCATATTGAAAGCGGAAAGATAAAAGTTTTTTCTATAAACAGCATCAACAACGAAAGCTGGTTGAATGATGAAATGGCTCCGCAGCATAAAGCAACGAGACATCAGCAGTTTAATGAATATGTTTATAACGAAGTTGTTCCTTTTATCATCAATGACAGCAACGGTGAAGTTCCTATCTATACAACAGGCGCATCACTCGGTGCCTTGCATTGCGCAAATATATTTTTCAAGAGACCTGACTTAATTGCAGGTACTATTGCTATGAGCGGCGCATACTCGCTTCGTTCGTACAGTAAGGGTTACTTCGATGATAACTGTTACTTCAATTCTCCCGTTGATTATCTTGCAAATCTTACTGACGAAAGTATTCTCGAACAGATGAGAGATAACAAGAAAATCATAATCGCAACAGGTCAGGGAAATTATGAAGACCCGGATGCTTCCAAAAAACTATCTTCTATACTTGATACAAAACAAATTCCACATACACTTGATTTATGGGGATATGATATGCCGCATGATTGGCCAACGTGGAGAAAGATGCTTCCGTATTTTATTGAAACAAAGCTGTAA
- a CDS encoding FKBP-type peptidyl-prolyl cis-trans isomerase gives MNKLIILIFSLILIAGCSKTGKEITTASGLKYTDIKEGTGAAPSKGKTVSVHYTGTFPDGRVFDSSIEKKQPLTFTIGSGEMIAGFDEGISTMKVGGRRKLVIPPNLGWGSDGAGDIIPPNAVTIFDVELLEVK, from the coding sequence ATGAATAAACTAATAATACTAATATTTTCCCTTATTTTAATTGCCGGATGCAGCAAAACCGGTAAAGAAATCACAACTGCTTCAGGACTTAAATACACTGATATTAAAGAAGGTACAGGAGCCGCACCTTCAAAAGGTAAAACAGTATCCGTTCATTATACAGGCACGTTTCCCGACGGAAGAGTTTTTGACAGCTCAATCGAAAAAAAGCAGCCTTTAACTTTTACAATCGGTTCAGGTGAAATGATTGCAGGATTTGATGAAGGCATTTCAACTATGAAAGTCGGCGGCAGAAGAAAACTTGTTATCCCGCCAAATCTCGGCTGGGGTTCAGACGGGGCAGGAGATATTATCCCGCCTAACGCAGTAACAATTTTCGATGTAGAATTGTTGGAAGTAAAATAA
- a CDS encoding FKBP-type peptidyl-prolyl cis-trans isomerase has protein sequence MAEEVTTASGLKYTDLVEGTGASPTKGKVVTVHYTGTFEDGKKFDSSVDRNEPFQFVIGAGQVIAGWDEGVMSMKVGGKRKLVIPPDLAYGSRGAGGVIPPNATILFEVELLGV, from the coding sequence ATGGCAGAAGAAGTAACAACAGCATCAGGACTAAAATATACTGACCTTGTAGAAGGCACAGGCGCATCACCAACAAAAGGCAAAGTCGTTACAGTTCATTACACAGGGACCTTTGAGGACGGCAAAAAATTCGACAGCTCAGTTGATAGAAACGAACCGTTCCAGTTTGTTATCGGAGCAGGACAAGTTATCGCAGGCTGGGATGAAGGCGTAATGAGCATGAAAGTCGGCGGCAAAAGAAAATTAGTTATTCCACCGGACTTAGCTTACGGTTCCCGCGGTGCAGGCGGAGTCATTCCTCCGAACGCTACAATACTTTTCGAAGTAGAATTATTAGGTGTATAA
- the nusA gene encoding transcription termination factor NusA, with translation MRSLIVDAFTQMAKEKNIDRDILASVIKDSFVKMMEKKYGLEANFEVIVNMEKGDIEIFLYKTVVEEVMDPAKEIDVESAKAKSGEDFEIDDDFVEEIPIEDFGRRNVINLKQNLNQKIREIEKEITFNYYKDLVGEIVVGEIYQLKPKSILLIHNGNEVIFPKNEQIAKERYKKGDTIRAIIKSVEKRQSGPPVVIASRADEQFLYKLFELEIPEIYDGIIEVKGIARFAGERAKIAVTSNDDRIDAVGACVGMKGIRIHSIVRELNNENIDVINYSEDPSTFISRALAPAKLLDIDIDNENKVAKIYSEEDQIRLIIGKEGQNIKLASKLTGFQIDVDRLQNEEKDEDAEDNEDEDIESVETPEEETEETTETEEVKSEEAVTEEASADEDKKEEAVNESEDK, from the coding sequence ATGAGAAGTCTGATAGTTGATGCCTTTACACAAATGGCAAAAGAAAAAAATATCGATAGAGATATTCTTGCTTCGGTAATAAAAGATTCCTTCGTAAAAATGATGGAAAAGAAGTACGGGCTGGAAGCGAACTTCGAAGTTATCGTGAACATGGAAAAAGGCGATATCGAAATTTTTCTTTACAAGACAGTAGTTGAAGAGGTTATGGATCCTGCAAAGGAAATTGATGTTGAATCCGCAAAAGCAAAATCAGGTGAAGATTTTGAAATTGATGACGACTTTGTTGAAGAAATCCCGATTGAGGATTTCGGAAGAAGAAACGTTATCAACTTAAAACAAAATCTTAACCAGAAGATAAGAGAAATAGAAAAAGAAATTACATTTAATTATTATAAAGATTTAGTCGGTGAAATAGTCGTTGGTGAAATTTATCAGTTAAAACCGAAATCAATTTTATTGATTCACAACGGCAACGAAGTGATTTTCCCAAAGAACGAACAGATTGCAAAAGAAAGATACAAAAAAGGCGATACTATAAGAGCTATAATTAAGAGCGTTGAAAAAAGACAATCAGGACCTCCTGTTGTAATTGCTTCAAGAGCAGATGAGCAGTTCCTTTACAAATTATTTGAGCTTGAAATCCCTGAAATTTACGACGGTATAATTGAAGTAAAAGGTATTGCAAGATTTGCAGGTGAAAGAGCAAAGATTGCAGTTACATCTAACGATGACAGAATTGATGCAGTTGGCGCTTGCGTTGGTATGAAAGGTATCAGAATTCACTCAATAGTAAGAGAGCTTAACAATGAAAACATCGACGTTATAAATTATTCGGAAGACCCTTCGACATTTATTTCAAGAGCATTAGCTCCGGCAAAGCTTCTCGATATCGATATCGATAACGAAAATAAAGTTGCAAAGATTTATTCTGAAGAAGATCAGATAAGATTAATCATTGGTAAAGAAGGTCAGAATATTAAGCTGGCTTCAAAATTAACAGGCTTCCAGATAGATGTTGACAGATTACAAAACGAAGAAAAAGATGAAGATGCAGAGGACAATGAAGATGAAGATATTGAGTCAGTAGAAACACCAGAGGAAGAAACAGAAGAAACAACAGAAACAGAAGAAGTAAAATCTGAAGAAGCAGTTACAGAAGAAGCTTCTGCAGATGAAGATAAAAAAGAAGAAGCCGTGAACGAATCAGAAGACAAGTAA
- a CDS encoding DNA-3-methyladenine glycosylase — protein MSQFKKIPIKNFQRSALEVAPFLLGKLLVRKLNDKFLVTRIVEVEAYLNDDPASHSFGRITERNKAMYEAGGHFYVYFIYGNYFCVNVVTNVKGHGEGVLIRAVEPLEGIEEMLRNRKNITNEHDVTNGPGKLCMALNINKDFYGARVDGEDLFIAYDESPADFKTGISKRIGLSVSEEIEHRFFIKGNKFVTKHKFNK, from the coding sequence ATGAGTCAGTTCAAAAAAATTCCTATAAAAAATTTTCAGAGAAGCGCTCTTGAAGTTGCTCCATTTCTATTGGGAAAACTTCTAGTACGTAAACTCAATGATAAATTTTTAGTCACACGTATCGTTGAAGTTGAAGCATATCTAAATGATGACCCCGCTTCACATTCATTCGGGAGAATAACCGAACGCAATAAAGCTATGTATGAAGCCGGCGGACATTTTTATGTTTACTTTATTTACGGAAATTATTTCTGCGTTAACGTTGTGACAAACGTAAAAGGACATGGCGAGGGAGTTCTCATCCGCGCAGTCGAGCCTTTAGAGGGAATAGAAGAAATGCTCAGGAACAGAAAAAACATTACCAATGAACATGATGTAACTAACGGTCCCGGAAAACTCTGCATGGCTCTGAACATCAATAAAGATTTTTACGGAGCACGAGTTGACGGTGAAGACTTATTCATTGCTTATGACGAATCACCTGCCGATTTTAAAACAGGTATTTCAAAGCGAATCGGATTATCCGTCAGCGAAGAAATCGAACACAGATTTTTTATCAAAGGAAATAAATTTGTAACGAAGCATAAATTTAATAAATGA
- the infB gene encoding translation initiation factor IF-2, with protein MPEPKAKKEKVISLVKKINISKEDLIGFLGTIGVEASINTSLEPDTVAKVYAKFRKEVEKEEQRVNKTVSFEEKFHVGISEAKEKMEKDEEDKRLKEEEERIRKNIEEELRQKEAERQRQELKAHLEREKAIEEAKERKKREKEEKKSKAESTEPVEKQPVVTEAPVKDKNLFKEKEEKPAEETAIPVSSVLKDKFKLDKPITEILKTTEKKHEEKPKPPFEKKPFDKSKPPFERKPFDKNKPPFERKPFDKNKPPFERKPFDKNRPPFDRNRTGAPGAGPNKDNKFQKVSISDLKDKRKNFSKPADGAPAKPGDASLTRKVFTPRTDGGISKPKFEDEKRKRDKERDKKKFEAEQERKRKLRLEKGHRAKDISQKEIDEAIRDTFAKIGEDAGPSSRSVARKRKKKEREIEEKKIQEHAEANKNVIKVTEFISTAELANLMNLEVNELIKASFKLGMMVSINQRLEKDLILLLAEDFGYKIEFQSEYEEEVLEEVQDTPESLKPRSPVVTIMGHVDHGKTSLLDYIRKANVVAGEAGGITQHIGAYKVTLESGKEIAFLDTPGHEAFTAMRARGGQAADIVVLVVAADDSVMPQTVEAINHALAANVPIVIAINKVDKPESNPDRIKQQLADKNILVEDWGGKYQSVEISAKHGQNVDKLLEKILLEAELLDLKANPDRNARAVVLEAKLDKGKGPVATVLVQKGTLKVGDIFIAGVFSGKVKAMFDERERKLEFAGPSTPAQVLGFDGVPQAGDVFAVLDTEREAKEISTKRQQLKREQDFRQVKFITLDDISKQISEGKQVELKIILKADFDGSAEAIADSLQKLTTSEAKVTVIHKAIGQISESDVLLAEASSAIIIGFNVRPNLNARKLAEKSSVDIRLYNIIYQAIEEVKMALEGLLEPEKSEEVTCTVEVRDVFKVPKVGNIAGCFVQDGKITRNTKIRLLREGLVIFDGNIASLKRIKDDVREVDAGYECGIGLENFNDIKVGDVIEGYKIVETKRKLTTA; from the coding sequence ATGCCCGAACCAAAAGCAAAAAAAGAAAAAGTAATTTCCTTAGTAAAGAAGATTAACATATCCAAAGAAGATCTCATTGGATTTCTCGGTACTATTGGAGTTGAAGCATCGATTAATACATCGCTTGAACCTGATACAGTGGCAAAGGTGTATGCAAAATTCAGAAAAGAAGTTGAGAAAGAAGAACAGCGCGTAAACAAGACAGTATCGTTCGAGGAAAAATTCCATGTAGGTATTTCCGAAGCAAAGGAAAAAATGGAAAAAGATGAAGAGGATAAACGACTTAAAGAAGAAGAAGAAAGGATACGAAAGAATATTGAGGAAGAGCTGAGACAAAAAGAAGCCGAGAGACAAAGACAGGAACTGAAGGCTCATCTTGAAAGAGAGAAGGCTATTGAAGAAGCTAAGGAAAGAAAGAAACGCGAGAAGGAAGAAAAGAAATCAAAAGCGGAAAGTACTGAGCCTGTTGAAAAGCAGCCGGTTGTAACCGAAGCCCCCGTAAAGGATAAAAATTTATTCAAAGAAAAAGAAGAGAAACCGGCAGAAGAAACTGCTATTCCGGTTTCATCTGTATTAAAAGACAAGTTTAAGCTTGATAAGCCGATAACGGAGATATTAAAAACAACAGAGAAGAAGCACGAAGAAAAGCCAAAGCCTCCGTTTGAAAAGAAGCCGTTTGATAAAAGCAAACCGCCGTTTGAAAGAAAGCCGTTCGATAAGAACAAACCTCCTTTCGAAAGAAAGCCGTTCGATAAGAACAAGCCGCCTTTTGAAAGAAAACCGTTTGATAAGAACAGACCACCGTTTGACAGGAACAGAACAGGCGCACCTGGTGCAGGTCCGAATAAAGATAACAAATTCCAGAAAGTTTCAATCAGTGATTTAAAGGATAAGAGAAAAAATTTCTCAAAGCCTGCTGACGGCGCTCCTGCAAAACCGGGAGATGCATCATTAACAAGAAAAGTATTTACACCGAGAACTGACGGCGGAATAAGCAAGCCTAAGTTTGAAGATGAAAAACGTAAGAGAGATAAAGAACGCGATAAGAAAAAATTTGAAGCTGAACAGGAAAGAAAAAGAAAGTTACGTTTAGAAAAAGGTCACAGAGCAAAAGATATAAGCCAGAAAGAAATTGATGAGGCAATCAGAGATACATTTGCCAAAATAGGTGAAGATGCAGGTCCTTCTTCCAGAAGTGTTGCAAGAAAGAGAAAGAAGAAAGAAAGAGAAATTGAAGAGAAGAAAATTCAGGAGCATGCAGAGGCAAATAAAAATGTAATCAAGGTTACGGAGTTTATATCCACTGCTGAGCTTGCGAACTTAATGAATCTTGAAGTTAATGAGTTAATAAAAGCTTCATTCAAGCTTGGTATGATGGTTTCCATCAATCAGCGTCTTGAAAAAGATTTGATACTTCTACTTGCAGAAGATTTTGGATATAAAATTGAATTCCAGTCAGAGTACGAAGAGGAAGTTCTTGAAGAAGTTCAGGATACACCTGAATCTCTCAAGCCGCGTTCACCTGTTGTTACAATCATGGGTCACGTTGACCATGGTAAAACATCATTGCTTGACTACATAAGAAAAGCAAACGTTGTAGCCGGTGAAGCAGGCGGAATTACGCAGCATATCGGTGCATACAAAGTTACACTTGAATCAGGAAAAGAAATTGCATTCTTAGATACTCCGGGTCACGAAGCGTTCACAGCGATGAGAGCCCGCGGCGGACAGGCAGCAGATATCGTAGTGCTTGTAGTTGCAGCAGATGACAGCGTTATGCCGCAGACTGTTGAAGCTATCAACCACGCATTGGCAGCTAACGTACCGATTGTTATTGCTATCAATAAAGTTGATAAGCCTGAATCAAATCCTGACAGAATAAAACAGCAGTTAGCAGATAAAAATATTTTAGTTGAAGACTGGGGCGGTAAGTATCAGTCAGTAGAAATTTCAGCTAAGCACGGACAGAATGTAGATAAGCTTCTTGAAAAAATTCTTTTAGAAGCAGAACTTCTTGACTTAAAAGCTAACCCTGATAGAAATGCAAGAGCAGTTGTGCTTGAAGCAAAACTTGATAAGGGTAAAGGTCCTGTTGCAACAGTACTTGTACAAAAAGGAACATTGAAAGTCGGTGATATATTTATTGCAGGTGTATTCAGCGGTAAAGTGAAGGCGATGTTTGATGAAAGAGAAAGAAAACTTGAGTTTGCAGGTCCATCAACTCCGGCACAGGTGCTTGGTTTTGACGGAGTGCCTCAGGCGGGCGATGTATTCGCAGTGCTTGATACTGAAAGAGAAGCAAAAGAAATCTCAACAAAGCGTCAGCAGTTGAAACGCGAACAGGATTTCAGACAGGTCAAGTTTATTACACTCGACGATATTTCGAAACAGATCTCAGAGGGTAAGCAGGTTGAGCTTAAGATCATTCTTAAAGCTGACTTTGACGGTTCTGCTGAAGCTATTGCAGACTCATTACAAAAGCTTACAACATCAGAAGCAAAAGTTACAGTTATTCATAAAGCAATCGGACAGATTTCAGAATCAGACGTATTGCTTGCAGAAGCATCAAGCGCAATTATAATCGGATTTAATGTAAGACCAAATCTCAATGCAAGAAAGCTTGCTGAGAAGAGCAGCGTTGATATCAGATTATACAACATCATTTATCAGGCTATCGAAGAAGTTAAGATGGCACTTGAAGGACTTCTTGAACCTGAGAAATCAGAAGAAGTTACTTGTACAGTTGAAGTTCGTGATGTATTCAAGGTGCCTAAAGTCGGAAACATCGCAGGATGTTTTGTACAGGACGGCAAAATCACAAGAAACACTAAGATTCGTTTATTAAGAGAAGGATTGGTTATTTTTGACGGTAACATTGCATCACTTAAGAGAATTAAAGATGACGTAAGAGAAGTAGATGCAGGTTATGAGTGCGGTATCGGACTTGAAAACTTCAACGATATAAAAGTCGGTGACGTTATAGAAGGATACAAAATTGTAGAAACAAAACGTAAGCTTACAACAGCTTAA
- the glgA gene encoding glycogen synthase GlgA, which yields MNVAFLTTECFPYVKTGGLADVSGSLPKALQKLGCDMKVFLPLYDTIKTIDNGLYQNEEFIDTPVKIGDATYTFNFWEGKLPDSEVNVYFIDCPHFFHRGKPYTEDKDEDERFIFFQIACLELIQRLKWSPAIINCNDWQTGLIPAYVRFNYNWDELFKNTKTVLSIHNIGYQGRFAPSTIEKAGLTRDHFYPEGPYELDKAFSFLKAGLWFADVLTTVSPNYAKEIQTKEYGAGLEGVLQFRSKDLYGILNGIDTDIWNPEKDIYIPHNYSFNSLDEKHEIKKHLIKEAGFKYKEDVPLIGLITRLTGQKGLDLIMPVFHELMQLPIYMMVLGSGEKKYEDFIERAADAYTDNFIEYVGYNNELSHLITAASDMFLMPSLYEPCGLNQMYSLRYGAVPIVRKTGGLADTVFDYHEFNQSGNGFSFEDATPEALYLTVKRAIDVYQDKEVWEQIVVRGMKSDFSWDKSAEEYYNLYEQLTINN from the coding sequence ATGAATGTAGCATTTCTAACGACTGAGTGTTTTCCCTATGTAAAAACAGGGGGACTCGCTGACGTTTCAGGTTCACTTCCGAAAGCTTTGCAAAAGCTGGGCTGCGATATGAAAGTATTTCTGCCTCTTTATGATACTATAAAAACCATCGATAACGGTCTTTATCAGAATGAAGAATTTATAGATACTCCCGTAAAAATCGGTGACGCAACATATACATTCAATTTCTGGGAGGGCAAACTTCCTGATTCAGAAGTAAACGTTTATTTTATAGACTGTCCGCACTTCTTTCATAGGGGAAAACCTTATACAGAAGATAAAGATGAAGATGAGAGATTCATTTTTTTTCAGATAGCCTGTCTTGAATTAATTCAAAGATTAAAATGGTCTCCTGCTATTATCAATTGTAATGACTGGCAGACCGGACTTATACCTGCATACGTCAGATTCAATTATAACTGGGACGAACTTTTCAAGAATACAAAAACAGTTTTATCAATTCATAACATTGGTTATCAGGGAAGATTTGCTCCCTCTACTATTGAGAAAGCAGGTTTAACAAGGGACCACTTTTATCCCGAAGGTCCTTACGAACTTGATAAGGCTTTCAGTTTTTTAAAAGCAGGACTTTGGTTCGCCGATGTTCTTACAACTGTAAGTCCCAACTACGCAAAAGAAATTCAGACAAAGGAATACGGAGCAGGACTTGAAGGCGTTCTTCAATTCAGAAGCAAAGACCTGTACGGAATTCTTAACGGCATCGATACAGATATCTGGAATCCTGAAAAGGATATTTACATACCGCATAACTACTCATTCAATTCACTTGATGAAAAGCACGAGATAAAAAAGCATCTGATAAAAGAAGCGGGCTTTAAATACAAAGAGGACGTTCCTCTCATAGGGTTAATTACAAGACTTACAGGACAAAAAGGTTTAGACTTAATTATGCCTGTGTTTCATGAGCTTATGCAGCTTCCGATTTACATGATGGTGCTGGGAAGCGGTGAGAAAAAATATGAAGACTTCATTGAGCGCGCTGCCGATGCTTATACAGATAATTTTATTGAGTACGTCGGTTACAATAACGAGTTGTCTCATTTAATTACTGCTGCATCTGATATGTTTTTAATGCCTTCGCTTTATGAACCATGCGGCTTGAATCAGATGTATAGTCTGCGTTACGGCGCAGTTCCTATTGTAAGAAAAACAGGTGGACTTGCAGATACAGTTTTTGATTATCATGAGTTCAATCAATCCGGCAACGGATTTTCATTTGAAGATGCAACACCCGAAGCTTTATACTTAACAGTAAAACGAGCAATCGACGTTTACCAGGATAAGGAAGTCTGGGAGCAAATTGTTGTCCGCGGAATGAAATCCGATTTCTCATGGGATAAATCAGCGGAAGAGTATTATAATTTGTATGAACAATTAACAATTAACAATTAG
- a CDS encoding MBL fold metallo-hydrolase → MKIRFCGAARTVTGSQHLLQINGKKILLDCGLYQGKREEAYEVNKNFLFDAQDIHAVILSHAHIDHSGNLPSLVRQGFSGSIYATSATRDLCAIMLQDSAHIQVKDTEFVNKKRKKKNLSPFNPLYREGDVVNTLSKFKTTSYYQDFYIEGLGDSMKVQFIDAGHILGSAEVVLTIKEKGREYKFAFTGDLGRPNLPILRDPDFMGNVNFLISESTYGGKYHDNPTQMESQLAAVINEAVSRGGKIIVPAFSVGRTQEILYSMSRLISRKEIPSFPIYVDSPLSSSATGVFKVHPECYDKEIQQLISEGTNVFELPTVKYVTKVEDSKKLNSMHECAMIISASGMCEAGRVLHHLANNIEDKNATILIVGFMAEHTLGRKLVEAKDTPGVPVNIFGEEYKTNAKIVVLNSFSAHADRKELLDYFSKFDKNELQQVYLVHGELDQQQALKQGLGELNIKNVEIPVKGTEIEISLLVMSYEL, encoded by the coding sequence ATGAAAATAAGATTCTGCGGAGCAGCCCGTACCGTTACCGGCTCACAGCACCTACTCCAGATAAACGGCAAAAAAATTCTTCTTGACTGCGGATTGTACCAGGGTAAAAGAGAAGAAGCTTACGAAGTAAATAAAAACTTTTTATTCGATGCACAGGATATTCACGCTGTAATTTTATCTCATGCGCACATTGACCACTCGGGAAATCTGCCTTCACTTGTAAGGCAGGGTTTCAGCGGAAGCATTTACGCAACATCTGCTACACGCGACCTCTGCGCAATTATGCTTCAGGATAGCGCTCACATTCAGGTAAAAGATACAGAGTTCGTTAACAAAAAAAGAAAGAAGAAAAATCTTTCTCCGTTCAATCCGTTATACAGAGAAGGTGATGTTGTGAACACTCTTTCCAAATTCAAAACAACTTCTTACTATCAGGATTTTTATATCGAAGGTCTTGGCGACTCTATGAAGGTTCAGTTCATCGATGCAGGGCATATTCTTGGTTCCGCTGAAGTTGTACTCACTATAAAAGAAAAAGGAAGAGAATATAAATTTGCTTTCACGGGTGATTTAGGAAGACCGAATCTTCCAATACTTCGCGACCCTGATTTCATGGGAAATGTTAATTTCTTAATTTCCGAATCAACTTACGGAGGCAAGTATCACGATAACCCGACACAGATGGAATCGCAGCTTGCAGCAGTAATAAATGAGGCAGTCAGCCGCGGCGGAAAAATAATTGTTCCTGCATTCAGCGTCGGCAGAACTCAGGAAATTTTATATTCAATGTCAAGATTAATTAGCAGGAAAGAAATTCCTTCCTTCCCTATTTATGTTGATAGTCCTTTATCATCATCTGCTACAGGTGTATTCAAAGTCCATCCTGAGTGTTACGATAAAGAAATACAGCAATTAATATCAGAAGGAACAAATGTATTCGAGCTTCCTACAGTAAAGTATGTAACTAAAGTTGAAGACTCAAAGAAATTAAACTCAATGCATGAATGCGCAATGATAATTTCTGCTTCAGGAATGTGTGAAGCAGGAAGAGTGCTGCATCATCTTGCAAATAATATTGAAGATAAAAATGCAACGATTCTTATAGTAGGATTTATGGCAGAGCATACGCTCGGCAGAAAGTTAGTTGAAGCAAAAGATACTCCGGGAGTTCCTGTAAATATTTTCGGAGAAGAATATAAAACTAATGCTAAGATAGTTGTACTTAATTCCTTCTCTGCTCATGCAGACAGAAAAGAGCTTTTGGATTACTTCAGCAAATTTGATAAAAATGAATTGCAGCAGGTATATTTAGTACATGGAGAGCTCGACCAGCAGCAGGCATTAAAGCAAGGGCTTGGTGAATTGAACATCAAGAATGTAGAAATACCTGTGAAGGGAACGGAGATAGAAATATCGTTATTAGTTATGAGTTATGAGTTATGA